From Corvus cornix cornix isolate S_Up_H32 chromosome 1A, ASM73873v5, whole genome shotgun sequence, a single genomic window includes:
- the ERGIC2 gene encoding endoplasmic reticulum-Golgi intermediate compartment protein 2 gives MRRLNRKKTLNLMKELDAFPKVPESYVETSASGGTVSLIAFTTIAFLTIMEFMVYRDTWMKYEYEVDKDFTSKLRINIDITVAMRCQYVGADVLDLAETMVASADGLIYEPVVFELTPQQKELQRMLQLIQSRLQEEHSLQDVIFKSAFKSASTALPPREDNSLQSPDACRIHGHLYVNKVAGNFHITVGKAIPHPRGHAHLAALVSHESYNFSHRIDHLSFGELIPGIINPLDGTEKIASDHNQMFQYFITVVPTKLHTYKISAETHQFSVTERERVINHAAGSHGVSGIFMKYDISSLMVTVTEEHMPFWQFLVRLCGIIGGIFSTTGILHGIGRFVAEIIFCRFRLGSYRSTSVPLPDGHTSNHLPLITENSTH, from the exons ATGAGGCGACTGAATCGGAAGAAGACCTTGAATTTGATGAAAGAATTGGATGCCTTTCCAAAGGTTCCTGAAAGCTATGTGGAGACTTCAGCAAGTGGAGGCACAG TTTCTCTGATAGCATTTACAACAATCGCTTTCCTGACTATAATGGAGTTCATGGTGTACCGGGACACATGGATGAAATACGAATATGAAGTAGACAAGGATTTTACTAG taaatTAAGGATCAATATTGATATTACAGTTGCCATGAGGTGTCAGT ATGTGGGGGCTGATGTTCTGGATTTAGCAGAAACAATGGTTGCCTCTGCAGATGGGTTAATCTATGAACCA gtaGTATTTGAGCTCACCCCACAACAAAAAGAATTGCAAAG GATGCTTCAACTAATTCAGAGTAGGCTGCAGGAAGAACACTCTCTTCAAGATGTGATATtcaaaagtgcttttaaaagtgCTTCTACAGCACTGCCACCACG GGAAGATAATTCATTACAGTCTCCAGATGCATGCAGAATTCATGGTCATCTCTATGTCAATAAAGTGGCAGGGAACTTTCACATAACTGTGGGCAA GGCAATACCACACCCTCGAGGCCATGCGCACTTGGCAGCCCTTGTAAGCCATGAGT CCTATAACTTCTCCCATAGAATAGATCATTTGTCATTTGGAGAGCTAATTCCAGGAATTATTAATCCTTTGGatggaacagaaaaaattgCATCAGATC acaACCAGATGTTCCAGTATTTTATCACAGTTGTGCCAACCAAACTCCATACATATAAAATTTCAGCAGAAACTCATCAATTTTCAGTAACAGAAAGG gaaagagTAATTAACCATGCAGCTGGCAGCCATGGGGTGTCAGGAATATTCATGAAATACGACATCAGTTCACTTatggtgacagtgacagaagAACACATGCCTTTTTGGCAGTTCTTAGTGAGGCTCTGTGGCATTATTGGGGGAATTTTTTCAACTACAG GAATTTTACATGGTATTGGAAGATTTgtagcagaaattattttttgccGTTTTAGACTGGGCTCTTACAGATCCACATCG GTCCCACTTCCTGATGGCCACACAAGCAACCACTTACCTCTAATTACAGAAAATAGTACACATTAG